The following proteins are co-located in the Malus sylvestris chromosome 13, drMalSylv7.2, whole genome shotgun sequence genome:
- the LOC126597434 gene encoding (DL)-glycerol-3-phosphatase 2 isoform X2 produces MANPSQAVGGRGPITHVIFDMDGLLLDTEKFYTEVQEKILARYNKTFDWSLKAKMMGKKAIEAARVFVEESGISDTLTAEGFLVEREAVLQSLFPTSELMPGASRLIRHLHAKGIPCALATGSQKTHFELKTQKHGKLFSLMHHLVLGDDPEVKQGKPAPDVFLAAAKRFEGSPIDPKKILVFEDAPAGVLAAKNAGMKVVMVPDPRLDSCFYDIADQVLKSLLDLNPSDWGLPPFDNPAS; encoded by the exons ATGGCGAATCCCTCCCAAGCTGTCGGCGGCAGAGGACCAATCACTCATGTCATCTTCGATATGGACGGCCTCTTACTCG ACACAGAGAAGTTTTATACTGAAGTCCAGGAAAAAATACTTGCTAGGTATAATAAAACTTTTGATTGGTCTCTCAAAGCGAAAATGATGGGAAAGAAAGCAATCGAAGCTGCTCGGGTGTTTGTTGAAGAATCTGGAATTAGTGACACCCTAACTGCTGAGGGTTTTCTAGTTGAGAGAGAGGCGGTGTTGCAGAGTTTGTTTCCAACAAGTGAGCTCATGCCAG GGGCTAGCCGCTTGATCAGACATCTTCATGCAAAAGGAATACCATGTGCCTTGGCAACGGG TTCTCAGAAGACACATTTTGAattgaaaacacaaaaacatggCAAACTTTTTTCATTGATGCATCATCTAGTCCTTGGCGATGATCCAGAAGTTAAACAAGGGAAGCCTGCACCAGATGTATTCCTTGCTGCAGCCAAAAGATTTGAG GGTTCCCCAATTGATCCGAAGAAAATTCTAGTGTTTGAAGATGCACCAGCTGGAGTTCTTGCAGCCAAGAATGCTGGAAT GAAGGTTGTAATGGTTCCAGATCCAAGACTGGACAGCTGTTTTTATGATATTGCAGACCAAGTTTTGAAATCCCTATTGGATTTAAACCCAAGCGATTGGGGTCTGCCGCCGTTTGACAATCCGGCGAGCTAA
- the LOC126597434 gene encoding (DL)-glycerol-3-phosphatase 2 isoform X1, producing the protein MRTHVVASFVVFRFARCPASVKFMDSPYTEKFYTEVQEKILARYNKTFDWSLKAKMMGKKAIEAARVFVEESGISDTLTAEGFLVEREAVLQSLFPTSELMPGASRLIRHLHAKGIPCALATGSQKTHFELKTQKHGKLFSLMHHLVLGDDPEVKQGKPAPDVFLAAAKRFEGSPIDPKKILVFEDAPAGVLAAKNAGMKVVMVPDPRLDSCFYDIADQVLKSLLDLNPSDWGLPPFDNPAS; encoded by the exons atGCGGACGCACGTTGTGGCATCCTTTGTTGTCTTCAGATTTGCACGTTGCCCAGCCAGTGTAAAGTTTATGGATTCGccat ACACAGAGAAGTTTTATACTGAAGTCCAGGAAAAAATACTTGCTAGGTATAATAAAACTTTTGATTGGTCTCTCAAAGCGAAAATGATGGGAAAGAAAGCAATCGAAGCTGCTCGGGTGTTTGTTGAAGAATCTGGAATTAGTGACACCCTAACTGCTGAGGGTTTTCTAGTTGAGAGAGAGGCGGTGTTGCAGAGTTTGTTTCCAACAAGTGAGCTCATGCCAG GGGCTAGCCGCTTGATCAGACATCTTCATGCAAAAGGAATACCATGTGCCTTGGCAACGGG TTCTCAGAAGACACATTTTGAattgaaaacacaaaaacatggCAAACTTTTTTCATTGATGCATCATCTAGTCCTTGGCGATGATCCAGAAGTTAAACAAGGGAAGCCTGCACCAGATGTATTCCTTGCTGCAGCCAAAAGATTTGAG GGTTCCCCAATTGATCCGAAGAAAATTCTAGTGTTTGAAGATGCACCAGCTGGAGTTCTTGCAGCCAAGAATGCTGGAAT GAAGGTTGTAATGGTTCCAGATCCAAGACTGGACAGCTGTTTTTATGATATTGCAGACCAAGTTTTGAAATCCCTATTGGATTTAAACCCAAGCGATTGGGGTCTGCCGCCGTTTGACAATCCGGCGAGCTAA